The Entelurus aequoreus isolate RoL-2023_Sb linkage group LG23, RoL_Eaeq_v1.1, whole genome shotgun sequence genome has a window encoding:
- the LOC133640563 gene encoding trace amine-associated receptor 1-like encodes MAPEVTFNRTAVIHPCYEVDMYDAPSKTRSSGCVLLNIFLCLLSVIIICGNLLIIITVVYFKQLHTPTNYLILSLAVADLLVGVLLFPLSIEFTLSYCVYQEEVICKVRNSIDVTLSTASILHLCCISIDRYHAVCKPLTYRTTLTVQAVAVMILLSWTLSLLVAAGFVVAEFNYAKCGEECYVDILMANIVGVICSFYIPVIIMICIYAKIFLVAQNQARSIQNTNYPSRTPGANVSKMERKATKTLTIVMGVFLICWTPFFIYISVQLFNQVPMAVGEGLTWLALSNSMLNPFIYAFFYSWFQSAFKILILGKVFQSNFSRTRLN; translated from the coding sequence ATGGCACCAGAGGTCACCTTCAACAGAACTGCTGTCATACATCCTTGTTATGAAGTCGATATGTACGATGCACCGTCAAAAACACGTTCCTCCGGGTGTGTGCTTCTGAACATATTTCTTTGCTTATTATCCGTCATCATAATATGTGGAAACCTCCTCATAATCATCACTGTGGTGTATTTCAAGCAGCTCCACACTCCCACTAACTATCTCATTCTCTCTCTGGCAGTGGCCGACTTACTTGTCGGTGTTTTATTGTTCCCTCTCAGCATTGAATTCACCCTCAGTTACTGTGTCTACCAAGAAGAAGTGATTTGCAAAGTGCGGAACAGCATCGACGTGACCCTGAGCACTGCTTCTATTCTACATTTATGCTGTATTTCCATAGATAGGTATCACGCGGTGTGTAAACCTCTGACTTACAGAACCACGCTCACTGTTCAAGCGGTTGCGGTCATGATCCTGCTCAGTTGGACTCTTTCACTTCTCGTCGCCGCCGGTTTTGTGGTGGCGGAATTCAACTATGCAAAGTGTGGGGAAGAATGTTACGTCGATATTTTGATGGCAAATATTGTAGGAGTCATCTGCTCCTTCTACATACCTGTGATCATTATGATATGCATCTATGCAAAGATCTTCCTTGTAGCACAGAACCAGGCTCGCAGCATCCAAAACACCAACTATCCGAGTAGAACACCAGGAGCAAATGTCAGTAAGATGGAGAGAAAGGCCACAAAGACTCTGACTATAGTTATGGGTGTTTTCCTCATCTGCTGGACTCCGTTCTTTATTTATATTTCTGTACAGCTTTTCAACCAGGTACCGATGGCAGTTGGTGAAGGACTTACCTGGCTGGCTCTGTCAAATTCTATGCTCAATCCTTTCATTTATGCTTTCTTTTACAGCTGGTTCCAGTCAGCTTTTAAAATCCTTATATTAGGTAAAGTATTTCAAAGCAATTTTTCTAGAACCAGacttaactga